The following DNA comes from Brassica oleracea var. oleracea cultivar TO1000 chromosome C5, BOL, whole genome shotgun sequence.
ATATGCGACTTGTATTTTAGCTGGTTTTCGACTATTCAAAAACATATTAAAAGAAGGGGAAAAAAGCATTTCCATTTTAATAATTTGGAAAAAAATTCTCGCCAAATTAATACGTTCTTATCCACAGGTAACTTGATTACAAAAAATGTCAAAAAATAATATTGATGTCCTTGCCAACACTGTCCAACCACGTCATAGTACTTTCAACTTTGGAAGAAAACAAAAACAAAAATTATATAAATAATGAAATTCTGATTCCTGAATTTATTAGCACGGAAACTAATACACTAATTTGTTTTCTACTAATACACTAATAAGTAGTGAGGATTTTACTTATGATTAAGATAAGGAATTCAAAAAGAAAGTTTCCAAAATTACTGGATTCAAATGATAACCCCACTACAAATCAAAAGATCATAGTAAGACATGATTGGACTATCAACATGTGTCTCTTTAAAAAGAAAGTGGGGGCTTTTTTTAGTTTAGGCATAATAGCATTTATCACAAGATTTTCACCAGTTAAAAGAAGCTTGTCGGAAAGTTATAAAAAATTTCCGGGAAATTGCACCGCCGGCGAGTAATTCGGAAAGTTACACGAGGAGAAAGTTGAAAAGTCCCAAAAAGACTATTTTTCCACACACACACAAAAAAAAAAAAAAACAATACTACTACAATACAAAAAACAGACAGCTTGTTGCCTTATTACAAGAAGACTTCTTCAGATGAACAAAACGATATTTATTTTATTAAAAAAAAAAAAATAGCTAGAGTTTGGTTTCTTACGAGTATCTCCTTAAAGGCGTATCTGAATCCGAAGAGGTGAATGATTCTAATTAGTTAGGACTCAACTCTTTGCTGTTTCTCTCTTTCTGTTGGTTTGATTTTTTTGGTCTCTGATTGGTTTTTTTAGATGGAATCACCGGAGAACAGTGTTGGTTTCGATTCCGACGGCTCGTTAGAGACGGCGGAGAGGATAATACTCCGATGGGACTCAACAGCTTCCGAAGAAGCGAGAGGGAAGATGATATTCCAGAGCGATCGTGACGAAGTAGATCGGTTCTTGAGAGCCGTAGATGAAATCCAACGGTCCGTGTCATCTCTCTCCTTCTCCTCTCCTCCTTCCTTCTCCTCCTCCTCCGCCGCCACCGATGACCAAGAAGTCAAAGCCAACTCAGCTCTCCAAATCGCGATGGCTAGGCTCGAGGAAGAGTTCCGCAACATCCTCCTCTCCCAAACATCCGTCTTCGAGCCCGACTCTCTCTTCCTAGAGGAGTCATCAGTCTCCGGAGAAGACAGCACTGACGCTCCCCCCGAAGAAGAAGAAGAAGGTTCCGATTCCGGTTCCGGTTCAAGCCGGTTAACGCGTAGGAGAAGCAGTTACAGATCCACAAGCAGCATACGCGAGATGGATCTCATCTCCCCCGAAGCAGTTTCCGACTTGAGATCGATCGTTCAGAGAATGGTCGCCGCCGGCTACTCCCGCGAGTGCATCCAAGTCTACGGAAACGTCCGCAAATCCGCCGTGGATACGATCCTCAAGCAGCTCGGGATCGTCAAGATCAGCATCGGAGACGTGCAGAAGCTCGAGTGGGAAGTGGTGGAAGGAAAAATCAGGAAGTGGATCCGCGCGGCTAAGGTCTGCGTGAGGATCGTCTTCTCAAGCGAGAAGAGACTCTGTTCCGACCTCTTCGACGAAGAAGCGATGGGTGACACGTGTTTCATGGAGACGGTGAAGACGTCTGCTCTACGCCTCTTCACTTTCCCCGAAGCGATAAGCATCAGCAGAAGATCGCCCGAGAAGCTCTTCAAGATTCTCGATCTGCACGATGCTATGGGTGACATGTTGCCCGACATCGAAGCGATCTTCGACTCGGATGATTCATCATCGCGAGCCGTCTACCTCCAAGCTTCCGAGATTCAGACGAGGCTCGCGGAGGCGGCGAGAGGGATACTCTCCGAGTTCGAAAACGCCGTTCTCCGCGAGCCTTCTGTGGTCCCCGTCCCTGGAGGGACTATCCATCCTTTGACGAGGTATGTGATGAACTATATCAGCTTGATCTCTGATTACAAGCAGACTCTCAACAACCTCATCGTGTCGGATCCCTCGACCGGATCCGATCCCAACCCCAACGCGCCGGTGATTGACTTCACCGAGCTGGACGGTAAGTCACCGTTGGCTTTGCATCTGATATGGCTGATCATGGTGCTGCATTTCAACTTGGAAGAGAAGTCGCACCACTACAGAGACGCGTCCCTAGCTCACATATTCATCATGAACAACATTCACTACATAGTCCAGAAGGTGAAAGGATCGCCGGAGCTGAGGGAGATGATCGGAGACCATTATTTGAGGAAACTCACTGGGATATTCAGACACGCGGCCACGAACTACCAGAGATCCACGTGGGTCAGAGTGCTGAATAGCTTGAGAGACGAAGGGTTGCACGTGAGTGGGAGTTTCTCCTCTGGTGTGTCGAGAAGTGCGTTGAGGGAGAGGTTTAAAGCGTTTAACGCGATGTTGGAAGATGTCCATAGGAGTCAGTCTACGTGGTCGGTTCCGGATGCGCAGCTTAGAGAGGAGCTGAGGATATCTTTGTCTGAGCATTTGATCCCGGCTTATAGATCGTTTCTTGGGAGGTTTAGGGGGAATATAGAGAGTGGGAGACATCCGGAGAACTACTTGAAGTATTCGGTTGAAGATATTGACAGGATCGTTCTTGATTTCTTTGAAGGGTATGCACACCCGCCAAACTTGAGGAGACGATGATGAAAGAAGAAGATTTGGAGAGGTTACTTTTGTCTCTTTTTGTTTTGTTTCTTGGTTCTCAGCCATGTTAGGGTGTTGTTGTAGGATAGATCCATTCTTTGAATTTTTATTCACGGGTCCGTTCCCTATTGTGCCCCGATGGAATAATCTCCCAGGTAAAACATACATTTGTGTTGTTGTTTTGTGTCATACGTATACTCTCTTCTTTTAATCAAATCGTGCAATGTCCTCTATTCTTTTGATCAATCTATGTTGTTTTT
Coding sequences within:
- the LOC106295058 gene encoding exocyst complex component EXO70A1 translates to MESPENSVGFDSDGSLETAERIILRWDSTASEEARGKMIFQSDRDEVDRFLRAVDEIQRSVSSLSFSSPPSFSSSSAATDDQEVKANSALQIAMARLEEEFRNILLSQTSVFEPDSLFLEESSVSGEDSTDAPPEEEEEGSDSGSGSSRLTRRRSSYRSTSSIREMDLISPEAVSDLRSIVQRMVAAGYSRECIQVYGNVRKSAVDTILKQLGIVKISIGDVQKLEWEVVEGKIRKWIRAAKVCVRIVFSSEKRLCSDLFDEEAMGDTCFMETVKTSALRLFTFPEAISISRRSPEKLFKILDLHDAMGDMLPDIEAIFDSDDSSSRAVYLQASEIQTRLAEAARGILSEFENAVLREPSVVPVPGGTIHPLTRYVMNYISLISDYKQTLNNLIVSDPSTGSDPNPNAPVIDFTELDGKSPLALHLIWLIMVLHFNLEEKSHHYRDASLAHIFIMNNIHYIVQKVKGSPELREMIGDHYLRKLTGIFRHAATNYQRSTWVRVLNSLRDEGLHVSGSFSSGVSRSALRERFKAFNAMLEDVHRSQSTWSVPDAQLREELRISLSEHLIPAYRSFLGRFRGNIESGRHPENYLKYSVEDIDRIVLDFFEGYAHPPNLRRR